One segment of Halococcus salsus DNA contains the following:
- a CDS encoding branched-chain amino acid ABC transporter permease, whose amino-acid sequence MGIAETYSRGRNYLAEQPLGLLVAVVCVILSLDLVRKLLDGSLSALSLGIFVKEGLILGLELGLAGVGLSMTYSILGFANFAHGDYISTGAFAGWATTYVVAGFGVLPLGDLVLVGVSGDATAGDVGVSVVSTPLAVVAGLVVAVGVAIVLSLVLDRVVYKPMRNQEGIALLIASIGVALALRYLLAFVFGTSAPGVTGGEVPGFTVPGVGIQINAHEATLAVCTVVLLAGVHVLLQYTKLGTAMRAMADNRDLARVTGIPTERVVRMTWIIGGGLTGAAGYLVTLETGTISFDFGWTLLLLIFAAVILGGIGSVYGAMFGGLVIGLASQVSLVWIPSDFTTAAAFTVMIVVLVVKPSGLFSGVTTT is encoded by the coding sequence ATGGGTATTGCTGAGACCTACTCTCGCGGCCGAAACTACCTCGCCGAGCAGCCGCTCGGTTTGCTCGTCGCGGTCGTCTGCGTGATCTTGTCGCTCGATCTCGTTCGCAAGCTGCTCGACGGCTCGCTCTCGGCGCTCAGCCTCGGTATCTTCGTGAAGGAGGGGCTGATCCTCGGGCTCGAACTCGGCCTCGCCGGCGTGGGCCTCTCGATGACCTACTCGATCCTCGGCTTCGCGAACTTCGCACACGGTGATTACATCTCGACGGGCGCGTTCGCCGGCTGGGCGACGACCTACGTCGTCGCGGGCTTCGGCGTGCTCCCGCTCGGCGACCTCGTCCTCGTCGGCGTGAGCGGCGACGCCACCGCGGGCGACGTCGGCGTCAGCGTGGTCTCGACCCCGCTGGCCGTCGTCGCGGGGCTCGTCGTCGCGGTGGGCGTCGCGATCGTTCTCTCGCTGGTCCTCGACCGCGTGGTCTACAAACCCATGCGCAATCAGGAGGGGATCGCGCTCCTCATCGCGAGCATCGGGGTCGCGCTCGCGCTCCGCTACCTCCTCGCGTTCGTCTTCGGCACCAGTGCACCGGGCGTCACCGGCGGGGAGGTCCCGGGGTTCACCGTCCCCGGCGTCGGGATCCAGATAAACGCCCACGAGGCCACGCTCGCGGTCTGTACCGTCGTCCTGCTCGCCGGCGTCCACGTCCTGCTCCAGTACACCAAGCTCGGCACCGCGATGCGCGCGATGGCCGACAACCGCGACCTCGCACGCGTCACGGGTATCCCGACCGAGCGCGTCGTCCGCATGACCTGGATCATCGGTGGGGGGCTCACCGGGGCGGCGGGCTACCTCGTCACGCTCGAAACCGGCACCATCAGCTTCGACTTCGGCTGGACGCTCCTCCTCTTGATCTTCGCCGCGGTGATCCTCGGCGGGATCGGGTCGGTCTACGGCGCGATGTTCGGCGGCCTCGTGATCGGGCTGGCCAGCCAGGTCTCGCTGGTCTGGATCCCCTCGGACTTCACGACCGCCGCGGCGTTCACCGTGATGATCGTGGTCCTCGTCGTGAAGCCCTCGGGGCTGTTCAGCGGGGTGACGACCACATGA
- a CDS encoding DUF1616 domain-containing protein — MSSESDAWLLVPRPLRRLPVDLVVVALLVVLTAVSALVPPISGTPIRIVLGLPFVLFLPGYAFVAALFPEAGRTTDRTEDDESDDRIERAREDGIDGIERVALSFGLSIAVSPLIGLALNFTPFGIRLVPIVVAIGGFTLVAVAVAAARRLALPAADRFRIPLGRWYAATRTELFDPETRMDQVLNVVLAVSLLLAVSSVAYAVATPTAGESFSEFYFLTENETGALTAENYPENFTEGAGQPLVVGVSNHEHRPTNYTVVAQLQRVRVANNTTRVLERSPIQRFSPRLADNETWTRRHTVTPTMTGERLRLTYLLYRGPAPANPTTGNAYRETHLWVNVTS; from the coding sequence ATGAGCAGCGAATCCGACGCGTGGCTGTTGGTTCCGCGGCCCCTCCGCCGCCTGCCGGTGGACCTCGTGGTCGTCGCGCTGCTGGTCGTTCTCACCGCGGTCTCGGCGCTCGTCCCGCCGATCAGCGGGACGCCGATCCGGATCGTGCTCGGGCTGCCGTTCGTGCTCTTCCTGCCGGGCTACGCGTTCGTCGCCGCGCTCTTTCCGGAGGCCGGCCGAACGACGGACCGGACGGAAGACGACGAGTCGGACGACCGGATCGAACGCGCTCGCGAGGACGGTATCGACGGGATCGAGCGCGTCGCCCTCTCGTTCGGGCTCAGCATCGCGGTCTCCCCGCTCATCGGGCTGGCGCTCAACTTCACGCCGTTCGGGATCCGGCTCGTTCCCATCGTCGTCGCCATCGGAGGGTTCACGCTCGTCGCGGTCGCCGTGGCCGCCGCCCGGCGGTTGGCGCTCCCGGCCGCGGATCGGTTCCGGATCCCGCTGGGCCGGTGGTACGCCGCCACCCGCACGGAACTGTTCGACCCCGAAACCCGGATGGACCAAGTGCTGAACGTCGTGCTGGCCGTGAGCCTCCTGCTCGCAGTGAGCTCGGTCGCCTACGCGGTCGCGACCCCGACCGCCGGCGAGTCGTTCAGCGAGTTCTACTTCCTGACCGAGAACGAGACGGGCGCGCTCACCGCCGAGAACTACCCCGAGAACTTCACCGAGGGCGCGGGCCAACCGCTCGTGGTCGGGGTCTCGAACCACGAACACCGACCGACGAACTACACCGTCGTCGCCCAGCTCCAGCGCGTTCGGGTGGCGAACAACACGACGCGGGTGCTGGAACGGAGCCCGATACAGCGGTTCAGTCCGCGATTGGCGGACAACGAGACCTGGACCCGACGACACACCGTCACGCCGACGATGACCGGCGAGCGGCTTCGATTGACATACCTCCTCTATCGAGGCCCGGCCCCGGCGAACCCGACGACGGGGAACGCCTACCGCGAGACCCACCTCTGGGTGAACGTGACGTCGTAA
- a CDS encoding GTP cyclohydrolase III: MTNTQVTLIQIDNYGPWTVTPEPRREVDLQTLQSRLYADLSQLFGNRDGYVFFSRFDNMIAVTNGIGMDAHALVQESVANRYPVTLSLSVATGDTPAAALDTASTQLQDAGSAQAKDRREILRGEPLAEDRRTTEDLQVAHFDVNDATEKYTDRIGAFDTFIHIEQGYAELMRYLREAHDSLAFFVGGDNIIAVCSSLDETAYRDAIAHVREVVDVDLKVGVGRARTAQPAGMAAKHALEVCRHDGLDVVFDEP, encoded by the coding sequence GTGACGAACACGCAGGTAACGCTCATCCAGATCGACAACTACGGGCCCTGGACCGTCACCCCCGAACCGCGTCGCGAAGTCGACCTCCAGACGCTCCAGTCGCGCCTCTACGCCGACCTCTCGCAGCTGTTCGGCAACCGCGACGGCTACGTCTTCTTCTCGCGGTTCGACAACATGATCGCGGTCACCAACGGTATCGGGATGGACGCCCACGCGCTGGTCCAGGAGTCGGTGGCGAACCGGTATCCCGTGACGTTGAGCCTGAGCGTCGCGACCGGCGACACCCCCGCCGCGGCGCTCGACACGGCGAGCACCCAGTTACAGGACGCGGGCAGCGCCCAGGCGAAGGACCGACGGGAGATCCTCCGTGGTGAACCGCTGGCCGAGGACCGTCGGACGACCGAGGACCTCCAGGTCGCCCACTTCGACGTCAACGACGCGACCGAGAAGTACACCGACCGGATCGGGGCCTTCGACACCTTCATCCACATCGAGCAGGGCTACGCCGAACTCATGCGCTACCTCCGCGAGGCCCACGACTCGCTCGCCTTCTTCGTCGGCGGCGACAACATCATCGCGGTCTGTTCGAGCCTCGACGAGACGGCCTACCGCGACGCGATCGCCCACGTCCGCGAGGTGGTCGACGTCGACCTCAAGGTCGGGGTCGGACGGGCGCGGACCGCCCAGCCGGCCGGGATGGCCGCGAAACACGCCCTCGAAGTCTGTCGGCACGACGGTCTCGACGTGGTCTTCGACGAGCCGTAG
- a CDS encoding FxLYD domain-containing protein — MHRRKYISVVGIAVGAGLAGCSGETGGNNSSSGGGNGSDGGGESTEASGGGEATGMSTSGGENSNTEAGDMRTAGGDTEMPTAMRTPSPMTTMSGDGMGTSMSGSGGGNADVSIDSSEFSQESASGVTDTAVVGELTAPSYLASIELQARFRNDAGDVVDTNSVYFEGLEEGQTWNFYVPSLASEPPAEGEVEVASAIPGSPPSPEGVELLESSLNEPADEYSGPLVTGRAENMSGSPISYLEANVVFLTDDGTALDSDYTNVSDLPSGETWSFELEQLTFSTDPRPDATDHEVTLSTSAL; from the coding sequence ATGCACCGACGTAAGTACATATCGGTCGTTGGAATTGCAGTAGGGGCTGGCCTCGCAGGATGTAGCGGTGAGACGGGCGGCAACAACAGCAGTAGTGGCGGCGGGAACGGCTCCGACGGCGGTGGCGAGTCGACGGAAGCTTCGGGTGGAGGCGAGGCGACCGGGATGTCGACCTCCGGAGGCGAGAACTCGAACACCGAAGCCGGGGATATGCGGACGGCGGGTGGCGACACCGAGATGCCGACGGCGATGCGGACGCCGAGCCCGATGACGACGATGAGCGGCGACGGCATGGGAACGTCGATGAGTGGGAGTGGCGGTGGCAACGCCGACGTGAGTATCGATTCGAGCGAGTTCTCACAGGAGAGTGCGTCGGGAGTTACCGACACTGCCGTGGTGGGCGAACTCACCGCACCATCGTATCTCGCGTCGATCGAACTCCAGGCTCGCTTCCGCAACGATGCCGGCGACGTCGTAGACACCAACTCGGTATACTTCGAGGGGCTTGAGGAGGGTCAGACCTGGAACTTCTACGTACCGTCGCTCGCCAGCGAGCCACCCGCTGAGGGAGAGGTCGAGGTCGCCTCGGCGATACCGGGCTCGCCACCCTCGCCGGAAGGCGTCGAGCTGCTTGAGAGCAGTCTCAACGAGCCAGCCGATGAGTACAGCGGACCGCTCGTCACCGGTCGTGCGGAGAACATGTCCGGTTCGCCGATCTCATATCTCGAAGCAAATGTCGTGTTTCTCACTGACGATGGCACCGCTCTCGATAGCGACTACACGAACGTCTCTGACCTCCCGAGCGGTGAGACGTGGAGCTTCGAGCTCGAACAGCTCACGTTCTCCACCGATCCGCGTCCCGATGCGACGGACCACGAGGTCACCCTCTCGACGTCGGCACTGTAA
- a CDS encoding ABC transporter substrate-binding protein: MSRDRKRREFLAALGVAGIAGVAGCASDDGGSGGNGTSGGGGGSGGEGTGGGGGGETSGGGSGTSGGGGGTSSGSGGGGGGGGDRSIKVGVLLPTTGDLASVGQPIQQGALLPARQLSSSNLGFTIDTQTEDTQTDPQAGITAAQSLVDGGYPSITGAASSETTIQVAQEVAIPNQVVLVSPSSTSPDITDLQDNGYVYRTPPSDALQGQVLAQVANERVDASTVSVMYVNNSYGQALADSFVQAFGEGNVPAQVSFEKAQSSYTSKLQQAMSSSPDGLLVIGYPESGNQLFRDYYSNYSRDTTIMVTDGLRDPELPGNVGQSMTNVIGTAPLAAGPAQEFFTNAFQEQYGNEPGVFTSQAYDATAVQILANAAAGENSGPAVQENVAAVANPGGTAVGPENLAEGVRMAANGEEINYQGASSSVNFDENGDVESVTYEIFAYAEDGSVEQEDTVEFSAGGGGGSGGGGNSSTNATSG, from the coding sequence ATGTCACGTGATCGCAAACGGCGTGAATTTCTCGCGGCTCTCGGCGTGGCCGGTATCGCTGGCGTCGCCGGGTGTGCGAGCGACGACGGCGGGAGTGGAGGCAACGGCACCAGCGGTGGAGGTGGCGGGAGCGGCGGCGAGGGGACCGGTGGTGGCGGCGGTGGCGAAACCAGCGGTGGTGGGTCCGGAACCAGTGGCGGCGGGGGCGGCACGAGCAGCGGAAGCGGTGGCGGTGGGGGTGGAGGCGGGGATCGGTCGATCAAGGTCGGCGTCCTGCTGCCGACGACGGGCGACCTCGCCTCGGTCGGTCAGCCGATCCAGCAGGGGGCGTTGTTGCCGGCCCGCCAGCTGAGTAGCTCGAACCTCGGCTTCACGATCGATACCCAGACCGAGGACACCCAGACCGACCCGCAGGCCGGCATCACCGCGGCGCAGTCGCTGGTCGACGGTGGCTACCCCTCGATAACCGGTGCGGCTTCCTCCGAGACCACGATCCAGGTGGCCCAGGAGGTCGCGATCCCCAACCAGGTCGTGCTGGTCTCGCCGTCGAGCACCTCGCCCGACATCACCGACCTCCAGGACAACGGCTACGTCTATCGAACACCGCCCTCGGACGCACTCCAGGGGCAGGTGCTGGCACAGGTGGCGAACGAACGCGTCGACGCCTCGACGGTGTCGGTGATGTACGTCAACAACTCCTACGGCCAGGCGCTCGCCGACAGCTTCGTCCAAGCCTTCGGGGAGGGGAACGTACCGGCGCAGGTCTCCTTCGAGAAGGCCCAGTCCTCTTACACCTCGAAGCTCCAGCAGGCGATGTCGTCGAGCCCCGACGGCCTCCTCGTGATCGGCTACCCCGAGAGCGGCAACCAGCTCTTCCGGGATTACTACTCGAACTACAGCCGCGACACGACCATCATGGTGACCGACGGGCTGCGCGACCCCGAGCTCCCGGGCAACGTCGGCCAGTCGATGACGAACGTGATCGGCACCGCACCGCTCGCCGCGGGGCCCGCCCAGGAGTTCTTCACGAACGCCTTCCAGGAACAGTACGGCAACGAACCCGGCGTGTTCACCTCGCAGGCCTACGACGCCACCGCGGTCCAGATCCTCGCCAACGCCGCCGCGGGCGAGAACAGCGGTCCGGCGGTCCAGGAGAACGTCGCGGCCGTCGCCAACCCCGGCGGAACGGCCGTCGGCCCCGAGAACCTCGCGGAGGGGGTTCGGATGGCCGCCAACGGCGAGGAGATAAACTACCAGGGCGCATCAAGCAGCGTCAACTTCGACGAGAACGGTGACGTCGAGTCCGTGACCTACGAGATCTTCGCCTACGCCGAGGACGGCAGCGTCGAACAGGAGGACACCGTCGAGTTCAGCGCGGGTGGCGGCGGTGGGAGCGGTGGCGGCGGCAATTCGAGTACGAACGCCACCAGCGGGTAG
- a CDS encoding phosphoglycerate kinase — translation MLQTLDDLDLEGVAVGVRIDINSPLASDDGGLADDARLRAHVETLSELTERGARVAVLAHQGRPGDDDFSTLAAHADRLDELLDAPVGYCDATFSTAAREAVAGLDPGTIVVLENTRFYAEEYMEFEAADAANTHLVEGLAPVLDVYVNDAFAAAHRSQPSLVGFPERLPGYAGRVMERELDVLGAIEETPTPRVYLLGGAKVGDSVGVARSVLERGLADTVLTAGVVGNVCLLAGGAELGPATSEFVYDHGYWDEIDRAGDLLDAYDEIEVPRDVAVERDGERHEVAVDEFPPEADSPAMDVGSRTVSAYTDVIESAGTVILNGPAGVFEEETFAHGTRDLYTAAAGAEYSIVGGGDTAAAIRKLDIEGFSHVSTGGGASLTLLAGDSLPAVEALRA, via the coding sequence ATGCTCCAAACCCTCGACGACCTCGACCTGGAGGGCGTCGCCGTCGGGGTCCGCATCGACATCAACAGCCCGCTCGCCAGCGACGACGGCGGGCTGGCCGACGACGCCCGGCTGCGCGCCCACGTCGAGACCCTCTCGGAGCTCACGGAGCGCGGCGCGCGTGTCGCGGTGCTCGCCCACCAAGGCCGGCCCGGCGACGACGACTTCTCCACCCTCGCCGCCCACGCCGACCGCCTCGACGAGCTGCTCGATGCCCCCGTCGGCTACTGCGACGCCACGTTCTCGACGGCGGCGCGCGAGGCGGTCGCGGGACTCGACCCGGGGACAATCGTTGTGCTCGAGAACACCCGCTTCTACGCCGAGGAGTACATGGAGTTCGAGGCGGCCGACGCCGCGAACACCCATCTCGTCGAGGGGCTGGCACCCGTACTCGACGTCTACGTCAACGACGCGTTCGCGGCCGCCCACCGCTCCCAGCCCTCCCTGGTCGGCTTTCCCGAACGACTGCCCGGATACGCCGGCCGGGTGATGGAGCGCGAGCTCGACGTGCTGGGGGCGATCGAGGAGACCCCGACGCCGCGGGTCTACCTCCTCGGCGGCGCGAAGGTCGGCGACTCGGTCGGCGTCGCCCGGAGCGTGCTCGAACGCGGGCTCGCCGACACGGTCCTCACCGCGGGCGTCGTCGGCAACGTCTGTCTGCTCGCGGGCGGCGCGGAGCTCGGCCCCGCGACCTCGGAGTTCGTCTACGACCACGGTTACTGGGACGAGATCGACCGCGCGGGCGACCTCCTCGACGCCTACGACGAGATCGAGGTACCCCGGGACGTCGCGGTCGAGCGCGACGGCGAGCGCCACGAGGTCGCCGTGGACGAGTTCCCGCCGGAGGCCGACTCGCCGGCGATGGACGTCGGGAGCCGGACCGTGTCGGCCTACACCGACGTGATCGAGTCGGCGGGGACGGTGATCCTCAACGGGCCGGCGGGCGTCTTCGAGGAGGAGACGTTTGCCCACGGCACCCGTGACCTCTACACCGCGGCCGCGGGGGCCGAGTACAGCATCGTCGGCGGTGGCGACACCGCGGCGGCGATCCGAAAGCTGGACATCGAGGGGTTCTCACACGTGAGCACGGGCGGTGGCGCGTCGCTGACGCTGCTCGCGGGCGACTCGCTCCCGGCGGTCGAGGCGCTGCGGGCGTGA
- a CDS encoding ABC transporter ATP-binding protein gives MSDDATDESTDENGPTDGGDPTDGNEPTVEESADGNGSGTDASTTDESVTGGTATGSPADLLAVSGLDAGYGDLQILSEVDLDVHDGEYVTIVGPNGAGKSTVMKTVFGLTTYMGGEIRFADDDISGLAPESIIHRGLSYVPQNENVFAGLSVRENLNMGAYILDSVPQDRLDWVFERFPILEERQTQRAGTLSGGQRQMLAMGRALMLDPDLLMLDEPSAGLAPDLVDEMFDRIDAINASGTAILMVEQNAVEALSRCDRGYVLVQGQNRFEDTGEALLDNDEVRQEFLGG, from the coding sequence ATGAGCGACGACGCGACGGACGAGTCCACCGACGAAAACGGTCCAACAGACGGAGGCGACCCGACGGATGGGAACGAACCAACTGTAGAGGAGTCGGCGGACGGAAACGGATCGGGTACGGACGCGTCGACGACGGACGAGTCAGTAACGGGCGGGACAGCCACGGGGTCCCCCGCCGACCTGCTCGCGGTCTCGGGGCTCGACGCGGGCTACGGCGACCTCCAGATCCTCTCTGAGGTGGATCTCGACGTCCACGACGGCGAGTACGTCACCATCGTCGGGCCGAACGGTGCGGGGAAGTCGACGGTGATGAAGACCGTCTTCGGGCTCACGACCTACATGGGCGGGGAGATACGGTTCGCCGACGACGACATCAGCGGTCTCGCACCCGAGTCGATCATCCACCGGGGACTGAGCTACGTCCCGCAGAACGAGAACGTCTTCGCGGGGCTGTCGGTCCGCGAGAACCTCAATATGGGCGCGTACATCCTCGATTCGGTGCCTCAGGACCGACTCGACTGGGTGTTCGAGCGGTTCCCGATCCTCGAAGAACGCCAGACACAGCGTGCGGGCACGCTCTCGGGTGGCCAGCGCCAGATGCTCGCGATGGGACGGGCGTTGATGCTCGACCCCGACCTCCTGATGCTCGACGAACCCTCGGCGGGGCTCGCACCGGACCTGGTCGACGAGATGTTCGACCGGATCGACGCCATCAACGCGTCGGGCACGGCTATCTTGATGGTCGAACAGAACGCGGTCGAAGCGCTCTCGCGGTGTGACCGGGGTTACGTGCTGGTCCAGGGTCAGAATCGGTTCGAGGACACCGGCGAGGCGTTGCTCGACAACGACGAGGTGCGCCAGGAGTTCCTCGGCGGGTAG
- a CDS encoding branched-chain amino acid ABC transporter permease encodes MSAVEGLRRRLSGTDTTLVLGVLFGLYALYIVFGWMLGLGVGGIVSTLQQVTFLAAVYALVALALNLQWGYAGLFNIGVAGFMAVGAYTMAMLTAPVNPEVGGIPGLGLPLWVGIVGGMLAAALVGALAALPALRLRADYLAIVTLALSEIIRLVFNSTPVQTFSLGGVDLGTGGARGIQAPTNPVGALYYTDPASPAAGTTGLGNAVFGFFSGLGIGDTTVVDSTYTLVLVLFVVGFYLLLSRVGNSPFGRVLKAIREDELVANALGKNTRRFKIKTFMLGCALMGLAGILWQGSQGRITPAQFLPIVTFYVFIAVIIGGSGSNTGSVIGGALFAGLLFLGPTYVGRIVGNFFDLGGGPNTFTAAVGALGALNPEPLVAYALSDIASLRFVLLGVVLVYLMQNRPDGLLGHRTEPAAAVSLARPTPDDESTAAHTDGGPRTEEGR; translated from the coding sequence ATGAGCGCCGTCGAGGGACTGCGCCGACGGCTCTCCGGAACGGACACGACCCTCGTGCTCGGGGTGCTGTTCGGGCTCTACGCGCTCTACATCGTCTTCGGCTGGATGCTCGGGCTCGGCGTCGGCGGGATCGTGAGCACCCTCCAGCAGGTCACGTTCCTCGCGGCGGTCTACGCGCTCGTGGCGCTCGCGTTGAACCTCCAGTGGGGCTACGCCGGCCTGTTCAACATCGGTGTGGCCGGCTTCATGGCCGTCGGGGCCTACACCATGGCGATGCTGACCGCGCCCGTGAACCCCGAGGTCGGCGGGATCCCGGGACTCGGACTGCCGCTCTGGGTCGGTATCGTCGGTGGGATGCTCGCGGCGGCGCTGGTCGGCGCGCTGGCGGCCCTCCCCGCGCTCCGGCTCCGGGCCGACTACCTCGCCATCGTCACGCTCGCGCTCTCGGAGATCATCCGGTTGGTCTTCAACTCCACCCCCGTGCAGACCTTCTCGCTCGGCGGAGTCGACCTCGGCACCGGCGGCGCACGCGGTATCCAGGCCCCGACCAACCCGGTCGGCGCGCTCTACTACACCGACCCCGCGAGCCCGGCGGCGGGCACCACGGGTCTCGGAAACGCGGTCTTCGGGTTCTTCTCCGGGCTCGGGATCGGCGACACCACGGTCGTGGACTCGACCTACACCCTCGTGCTCGTGCTGTTCGTCGTCGGCTTCTACCTCCTGCTCTCGCGGGTCGGGAACTCGCCGTTCGGCCGGGTGCTGAAGGCCATTCGTGAAGACGAACTCGTGGCGAACGCGCTGGGGAAGAACACCCGCCGGTTCAAGATCAAGACCTTCATGCTCGGCTGTGCGCTGATGGGGCTCGCCGGGATCCTCTGGCAGGGGAGCCAGGGCCGGATCACGCCCGCGCAGTTCCTCCCGATCGTCACCTTCTACGTCTTCATCGCGGTGATCATCGGCGGCTCGGGGTCGAACACCGGGAGCGTCATCGGCGGCGCGCTGTTCGCGGGCCTCCTGTTTCTGGGGCCGACCTACGTCGGGCGGATCGTCGGCAACTTCTTCGACCTCGGGGGCGGGCCGAACACGTTCACGGCCGCCGTCGGCGCGCTCGGAGCCTTGAACCCGGAACCGTTAGTGGCGTACGCGCTCAGCGACATCGCCAGCCTCCGGTTCGTCCTGCTCGGGGTCGTGTTGGTCTACCTGATGCAGAACCGTCCCGACGGACTGCTCGGCCATCGGACGGAACCCGCGGCGGCGGTCTCGCTCGCGCGACCCACTCCCGACGACGAGTCCACGGCCGCCCACACCGACGGCGGACCACGAACGGAGGAAGGCCGATGA
- a CDS encoding GNAT family N-acetyltransferase produces the protein MTIEAPSTEAADAIADMWVELARGQRAHGSHLHAEANRQTIREAVVRDIIADGLLVARDETDDLVGFVMFGPESEQYAQDVSRGIVRNLVVRPERRDEGIGGALLDAAESALRAEGFDVVSLSVLADNDGARRFYERHGYTPQRLDLEKRLESDSHKSDGR, from the coding sequence GTGACCATCGAGGCCCCGAGCACCGAGGCCGCCGACGCCATCGCCGACATGTGGGTCGAGCTGGCGCGGGGCCAGCGCGCCCACGGTTCGCACCTCCACGCCGAGGCGAACCGGCAGACCATCCGCGAGGCGGTCGTCCGGGACATCATCGCCGACGGGCTGTTGGTCGCGCGCGACGAGACGGACGACCTCGTTGGCTTCGTGATGTTCGGGCCGGAATCCGAGCAGTACGCCCAGGACGTCTCGCGGGGTATCGTACGAAACCTCGTGGTCCGCCCCGAGCGCCGCGACGAGGGGATCGGCGGTGCGCTCCTCGACGCGGCGGAGAGCGCCCTTCGAGCCGAGGGGTTCGACGTCGTCTCGCTCTCGGTGCTCGCCGACAACGACGGCGCACGGCGGTTCTACGAACGACACGGCTACACGCCACAGCGACTGGATCTCGAGAAACGGCTCGAAAGCGATAGCCACAAATCCGACGGGCGGTAA
- a CDS encoding ABC transporter ATP-binding protein: MSDTGDTGQTEIIEGTEGGPENLSEIDPEAESDVERAARRTPPGKPLRVRDLRKEFGGLTAVDGVSFDIVEGSLTGLIGPNGAGKSTTFDCITGVHRPTGGSVHLRDEEITGLRPHQIANRGLVRTFQITRELTEMTVLENMLLAPRGQRGESLWRSVLPGARGGVRTQERELRDRAWETLERFEIDHLAEEYAGNLSGGQRKLLEMARALLTDPDVVLLDEPLAGVNPTLERKLLAQVHELREEGYTFLLVEHDMDVIMEHCERVIVMHQGRVLADDDPAAVRSNERVIDAYLGANV; encoded by the coding sequence ATGAGCGACACCGGCGATACCGGGCAGACGGAGATCATCGAAGGGACGGAAGGCGGTCCGGAGAACCTCTCCGAGATCGACCCCGAGGCCGAATCCGACGTCGAACGCGCCGCCCGTCGAACCCCCCCGGGCAAACCCCTCCGAGTACGCGACCTCAGAAAGGAGTTCGGCGGGCTGACCGCGGTCGACGGCGTGAGCTTCGACATCGTGGAAGGGTCGCTGACGGGGCTCATCGGGCCGAACGGCGCGGGGAAGTCGACGACCTTCGACTGCATCACGGGTGTCCACCGCCCCACCGGCGGCTCGGTCCACCTCCGCGACGAGGAGATCACGGGACTCAGACCCCACCAGATCGCGAACCGCGGGTTGGTTCGAACCTTCCAGATAACCCGCGAACTCACCGAGATGACGGTGCTCGAGAACATGCTGCTCGCGCCGCGGGGACAGCGGGGCGAGTCGCTCTGGCGGTCGGTGTTGCCCGGTGCGCGCGGTGGTGTCCGCACCCAGGAGCGCGAACTCCGCGACCGGGCGTGGGAGACGCTCGAACGCTTCGAGATCGACCACCTCGCCGAGGAGTACGCGGGGAACCTCTCGGGTGGTCAGCGCAAACTCCTCGAGATGGCGCGGGCGCTGCTCACCGACCCCGACGTCGTCCTGCTCGACGAGCCCCTCGCGGGGGTGAACCCCACACTCGAACGCAAACTCCTCGCGCAGGTCCACGAGCTTCGCGAGGAGGGCTACACCTTCCTCCTGGTCGAACACGACATGGACGTGATCATGGAACACTGCGAGCGCGTCATCGTGATGCACCAGGGTCGCGTGCTCGCCGACGACGACCCCGCAGCCGTCAGATCGAACGAGCGCGTCATCGACGCCTACCTGGGGGCGAACGTATGA